The Saccharothrix variisporea genome has a segment encoding these proteins:
- a CDS encoding ATP-binding cassette domain-containing protein: MTTPVLEARGLVKRYGRVTALAGADLELLPGEILAVIGDNGAGKSSLIKALSGALVPDEGEILVDGQPVSFTNPIDARRAGIETVHQSLAVSPSLDIAANLFLGRERRRKGVLGSVFRMLDRSGMREEARRQLDALGIMTIQNPGQAVETLSGGQRQAVAVARAAAFGSRVVIMDEPTAALGVRESRAVLDLVLQVRDRGLPVILISHNMPHVFEVADRIHIQRLGRRKAVVDPKSVSMSDAVAIMTGAMEPPETIA; this comes from the coding sequence ATGACCACACCGGTGTTGGAGGCCCGCGGCCTGGTCAAGCGCTACGGCCGGGTCACCGCGCTGGCCGGCGCGGACCTGGAGCTGCTGCCCGGCGAGATCCTGGCGGTGATCGGCGACAACGGCGCGGGCAAGTCGAGCCTGATCAAGGCGCTGTCCGGGGCGCTGGTCCCGGACGAGGGCGAGATCCTGGTGGACGGGCAACCGGTGTCGTTCACCAACCCGATCGACGCCCGGCGGGCGGGGATCGAGACCGTGCACCAGTCGCTGGCGGTGTCGCCGTCGCTGGACATCGCCGCGAACCTGTTCCTGGGCCGCGAACGCCGGCGCAAGGGCGTGCTCGGCTCGGTGTTCCGGATGCTCGACCGGTCCGGGATGCGCGAGGAGGCCCGCCGCCAGCTCGACGCGCTGGGCATCATGACCATCCAGAACCCCGGCCAGGCCGTCGAGACCCTGTCCGGCGGGCAGCGCCAGGCCGTGGCCGTGGCGCGGGCGGCGGCGTTCGGCAGCCGGGTGGTGATCATGGACGAGCCGACGGCGGCACTGGGCGTCCGGGAGTCCCGCGCGGTGCTCGACCTGGTGCTCCAGGTTCGCGACCGGGGGCTGCCGGTGATCCTGATCAGCCACAACATGCCCCACGTGTTCGAGGTGGCCGACCGCATCCACATCCAGCGACTCGGCCGCCGCAAGGCCGTGGTGGACCCGAAGTCCGTGTCCATGTCCGACGCGGTCGCGATCATGACGGGTGCCATGGAGCCGCCCGAGACTATCGCCTGA
- a CDS encoding ATP-binding protein produces MSTAPEEQRLVEAFLAGRSEAERRALVQRLAPPPPPPVAEDVVRAVRTRAALSGAVAPRDLVRGMPADEAERVLDVVAIDFDRALVGGDWRWTMRSGPREQTLVRLAAEGAVAAALAEVASVPTDEAGRTLRELAAVGGNGARSLFRTFAREKRDDRAVLQALTWVAPLGGRQGYLAEARRRAGLMAVRDSYATLLDMGVHGRDRELEVLRQFVAAPVDRAGPVPVLPVTGVGGAGKSTLLAALVEPHLDRQLDGESDDGGPVVVVIDFDRVVFRVNAELELSFEVTRQLGWAAPIAAADFSALRHQAREERRQVRTDLAVESVETDVRTATGFEAEARVLVDLHDLGRRTVVLVLDTFEEWQRDRPLSDVRRGRWNDPERHIQEWIWRLRHEMGLAGLRVVVSGRAPVSTMDDLVVVPPLELGELDASAAVRVITAFGVDREAAEALAGAVGGNPLALRVAARFYRKLSRAERRRFVATAHEPHPGLEHELRAAVLYDRFLSHIRDDRVRRLAHPGLVLRRVTPELVRHVLAPHCALGLAEGEEHRLVELLGDEVWLVGASADGLRHHPEVRRAVLRMMSGDPAHADRVRAVHRAAAEWYRSGRDPVLGEDAARAEALYHLLMLEDGRRSVVPVVGGDRPPAGVADFHPRVAAQLRALRGDDLGDEEALELPAEVWNRWVAGHGVRLLADGAAEHAVRLFEERLRRRGDVVEPEWLARACCDAARWRHYWPAVRRVGGGARVDRYALINALASHDPADLVSFDRGAVGESFLENGGGFLVLLRGRVPGVGVGKRDLYPVDELRRALVRVAAGESCALHGLSGLFRPDPEWLRGWSALVGGPASGEGRGLAEEIAAVPPWSLRSDELLGEWSARFARTWPRAVVSPERVTPDLVPVLRGTTRSCVRRCGWRRGRWPIGWGCGRWRKWRARCCRCRLGTSTPTRCRRRSSVRWSCRWSSTWTGRACWDRSWRGCTRGARSRGSFGTCGRRSRRGTGRTRCCCPG; encoded by the coding sequence ATGTCCACCGCGCCGGAGGAACAGCGGCTGGTCGAGGCGTTCCTGGCCGGGCGGTCCGAGGCCGAGCGGCGGGCTTTGGTGCAGCGGCTGGCACCCCCGCCCCCGCCACCGGTCGCCGAGGACGTGGTGCGGGCGGTGCGGACGCGGGCGGCGCTGTCCGGTGCCGTCGCGCCTCGCGACCTGGTGCGCGGGATGCCCGCCGACGAGGCCGAACGGGTGCTGGACGTCGTGGCGATCGACTTCGACCGGGCGTTGGTCGGCGGCGACTGGCGGTGGACCATGCGCAGCGGGCCGCGCGAGCAGACATTGGTCCGGCTGGCCGCCGAAGGTGCGGTGGCGGCGGCGTTGGCCGAGGTCGCTTCGGTGCCCACGGACGAGGCCGGGCGGACGTTGCGCGAGTTGGCGGCGGTGGGCGGGAACGGCGCGCGGTCGTTGTTCCGGACTTTCGCCCGCGAGAAGCGGGACGACCGCGCGGTCCTCCAGGCGTTGACGTGGGTCGCGCCGCTGGGCGGCCGGCAGGGGTACCTGGCGGAGGCCCGGCGGCGGGCGGGCTTGATGGCCGTCCGGGACAGCTACGCGACCCTGCTCGACATGGGCGTCCACGGCCGGGACCGCGAACTGGAGGTGCTGCGGCAGTTCGTGGCCGCGCCCGTCGACCGGGCCGGGCCGGTGCCGGTGCTCCCGGTGACCGGGGTGGGTGGCGCGGGCAAGTCGACGCTGCTGGCCGCCCTGGTCGAACCCCACCTGGACCGTCAGTTGGACGGCGAGTCCGACGACGGCGGGCCGGTCGTGGTCGTGATCGACTTCGACCGGGTGGTGTTCCGGGTCAACGCCGAGCTGGAGCTGTCCTTCGAGGTCACCCGCCAGCTGGGCTGGGCCGCGCCGATCGCCGCCGCCGACTTCTCCGCGCTGCGCCACCAGGCCCGGGAGGAGCGGCGGCAGGTGCGCACCGACCTGGCCGTGGAGTCGGTGGAGACCGACGTGCGCACGGCGACCGGCTTCGAGGCCGAGGCCCGGGTGCTGGTCGACCTGCACGACCTCGGGCGGCGGACCGTGGTGCTGGTGCTGGACACGTTCGAGGAGTGGCAGCGCGACCGGCCGTTGTCCGACGTGCGGCGCGGGCGGTGGAACGACCCCGAGCGGCACATCCAGGAGTGGATCTGGCGGCTGCGGCACGAGATGGGCTTGGCGGGGCTGCGGGTCGTGGTGTCCGGTCGGGCGCCCGTGTCCACCATGGACGACCTGGTGGTGGTGCCGCCGTTGGAACTGGGGGAGTTGGACGCCTCGGCGGCCGTGCGCGTGATCACCGCGTTCGGCGTGGACCGGGAGGCGGCGGAGGCGCTGGCCGGCGCGGTCGGCGGCAACCCGCTGGCGCTGCGCGTGGCGGCCCGCTTCTACCGCAAGCTGTCCCGGGCGGAACGCCGCCGGTTCGTGGCCACCGCGCACGAGCCCCACCCCGGGCTGGAGCACGAGCTCCGTGCCGCCGTGCTGTACGACCGGTTCCTGTCCCACATCCGCGACGACCGCGTGCGGCGGCTCGCCCACCCCGGGCTGGTGCTGCGCCGGGTGACCCCGGAACTGGTCCGGCACGTCCTGGCGCCGCACTGCGCGCTCGGGCTCGCGGAAGGCGAGGAACACCGTCTCGTGGAGCTGCTGGGCGACGAGGTGTGGCTGGTCGGAGCGTCGGCCGACGGGTTGCGGCACCACCCGGAGGTGCGGCGGGCGGTGCTGCGCATGATGTCCGGCGACCCGGCGCACGCGGACCGGGTGCGGGCCGTCCACCGGGCCGCCGCCGAGTGGTACCGGTCGGGTCGGGACCCGGTGTTGGGGGAGGACGCGGCCCGCGCCGAGGCCCTGTACCACCTGCTGATGCTGGAGGACGGGCGTCGGTCGGTGGTGCCGGTGGTGGGCGGGGACCGGCCGCCGGCGGGGGTCGCGGACTTCCACCCGCGGGTGGCGGCGCAGTTGCGGGCGCTGCGCGGCGACGACCTGGGTGACGAGGAGGCGTTGGAGCTGCCCGCGGAGGTGTGGAACCGGTGGGTGGCCGGCCACGGGGTGCGGTTGCTGGCGGATGGGGCGGCTGAGCACGCGGTGCGGTTGTTCGAGGAACGGTTGCGGCGTCGGGGGGACGTGGTCGAACCGGAGTGGCTGGCGCGGGCCTGTTGCGATGCGGCGCGGTGGCGGCACTACTGGCCCGCGGTCCGGCGCGTCGGTGGAGGTGCGCGCGTGGACCGGTATGCGCTGATCAACGCGTTGGCCTCGCACGATCCGGCTGATCTGGTCTCCTTCGACCGGGGAGCGGTGGGGGAGTCGTTCCTCGAGAACGGCGGCGGGTTCCTGGTGTTGTTGCGGGGGCGGGTGCCGGGTGTGGGGGTGGGGAAGCGCGACCTGTACCCGGTGGACGAGCTGCGTCGGGCGTTGGTGCGGGTGGCGGCGGGGGAGTCGTGCGCGCTGCACGGCTTGAGCGGGTTGTTCCGGCCGGATCCGGAGTGGTTGCGCGGGTGGTCTGCGTTGGTGGGCGGGCCGGCGTCGGGGGAGGGGCGGGGCCTCGCGGAGGAGATCGCGGCGGTGCCGCCGTGGTCGTTGCGCAGTGACGAGCTGTTGGGGGAGTGGTCCGCGCGGTTCGCGCGGACGTGGCCGCGGGCGGTGGTGTCGCCGGAGCGGGTGACGCCGGACTTGGTGCCCGTGCTGCGGGGGACAACCCGGAGTTGCGTCCGGCGGTGCGGTTGGCGGCGGGGGCGGTGGCCGATCGGCTGGGGGTGCGGGCGGTGGCGGAAGTGGCGGGCGAGGTGCTGCCGGTGCCGCCTCGGGACTTCCACCCCGACGCGTTGTCGGCGGCGGTCGAGCGTGCGGTGGTCGTGCAGGTGGTCGAGTACGTGGACCGGTCGGGCGTGTTGGGACCGTTCCTGGCGGGGCTGCACGCGCGGTGCCCGGAGTCGGGGCTCGTTCGGGACGTGCGGGAGGCGTTCGAGGCGTGGGACCGGGCGCACGAGGTGCTGCTGTCCCGGTTGA
- a CDS encoding trypsin-like serine peptidase — MTDARNYLHLLGQGRGAARLESAGAAPGTPPPKPELLDKLRAEIAWVEKKTGVQADEDAKRALLDNANEAVSRLYGDGADASLGGPELSGLEAVVRADGSRPVVFVEDDFVDLQTPSLGLFAASLSRVSDAVRDVCRSVGRVDDPSPEATLGYQGTAWVVGDGLVATNFHVLQAIAPGGVRADGRFQGRLKTGVSVHFGHEVGGPLPERRFPIRRVVAVGREGGAGTRHPDFPDLNFGGLDLAILELEPVPGRPFPAPVRVARGDDPVSRGGLATRGRGTYLVGYPGGSTSPDLFAKIFAGVRSFKRLAPGAIMAGPGEVDHDPKGWILTHDTSTLGGNSGSALVDLDGDGRSVLGLHFAGNHLRENWAHAAERITADLDAALGV; from the coding sequence ATGACCGACGCCAGGAACTACCTCCACCTGCTGGGCCAGGGCCGCGGTGCGGCGCGGCTGGAGTCCGCCGGGGCCGCGCCCGGCACCCCGCCGCCCAAGCCGGAGCTGCTGGACAAGCTGAGGGCCGAGATCGCCTGGGTGGAGAAGAAGACCGGGGTCCAGGCCGACGAGGACGCCAAGCGCGCCCTGCTGGACAACGCGAACGAGGCTGTCAGCAGGCTCTACGGCGACGGCGCCGACGCGTCCCTGGGCGGGCCGGAGCTGTCCGGGCTGGAGGCGGTGGTGCGGGCGGACGGGTCGCGGCCCGTGGTGTTCGTGGAGGACGACTTCGTGGACCTCCAGACCCCGTCGCTGGGGCTGTTCGCCGCGTCCCTGTCGCGCGTGTCGGACGCGGTGCGGGACGTGTGCCGGTCGGTCGGCCGGGTGGACGACCCGTCGCCCGAGGCCACGCTGGGCTACCAGGGCACCGCGTGGGTCGTCGGCGACGGCCTGGTGGCGACGAACTTCCACGTGCTGCAGGCGATCGCGCCCGGCGGCGTGCGCGCGGACGGCCGGTTCCAGGGGCGGCTCAAGACCGGTGTGTCCGTCCACTTCGGACACGAGGTGGGCGGTCCGCTGCCCGAGCGGCGGTTCCCGATCCGCCGGGTCGTCGCGGTCGGGCGCGAGGGCGGCGCGGGCACCCGGCACCCCGACTTCCCGGACCTGAACTTCGGCGGCCTGGACCTCGCGATCCTGGAGCTGGAACCCGTGCCCGGCAGGCCCTTCCCCGCCCCGGTGCGGGTGGCGCGCGGCGACGACCCGGTCAGCCGCGGCGGCCTGGCCACCCGCGGGCGCGGGACCTACCTGGTCGGCTACCCCGGCGGCTCGACCTCGCCGGACCTGTTCGCGAAGATCTTCGCGGGCGTGCGCAGCTTCAAGCGGCTCGCGCCGGGCGCGATCATGGCCGGTCCGGGCGAGGTGGACCACGACCCGAAGGGCTGGATCCTCACCCACGACACCAGCACGCTGGGCGGCAACTCCGGGTCGGCGCTGGTCGACCTGGACGGCGACGGCCGGTCGGTGCTGGGCCTGCACTTCGCGGGCAACCACCTGCGGGAGAACTGGGCGCACGCGGCCGAGCGGATCACCGCCGACCTGGACGCGGCGCTGGGGGTGTAG
- a CDS encoding S1 family peptidase — MAAPVDENRWDPEVVALAHAVKLDDPVLVDRVWEPLRLAHAIHLRRDTGADPLEFAAEALTIAERRGLLRRLAIDLINGELVLPGFEERLTALLGATAFNLQSFVNGDFTPKSALVSARRFLDSCDRVCRIDVDGEHRGTGVLVRPTLVATAAHVVQALVRLDGGVMAALPGSREALRLTFGYAEDYLPAPAGEPRGAGGLQAVRGSDEVRVFQGEVAELHAQWLAWCSLPTASERLGLEDVRDIAGITDADGPWDLALIRLAQPRRVDRRTRLSTQPPADPFPVHVLHHPGRASGTAEPLLWSIGRLDEQLGAPAVRYLHDANTVAGSSGAPVFDDEWRVVALHQGGGRTLQAVGDAAGVLAQARNRAVPVCRWLAKLDELEDVVPYLQEVGGPAGPRRVVGRRGTQERLWRALREGAPAEDRLLVVRGEPGTGLRFTKRLVGEYVRRYSDGVVVSLDVANALGTDAAGFAEHIAGALSAGLDVACGAPVTTGQSRVRDGIAPRLGAVLDGVGGSRAVWLVFEGFDRARVSDQHGIDNLLLSLIGALPDYRTVRLVMVSWQQTPPERFALSVEDLKPPTAEDVACALVGPGGKPGPDDVAFAEFALGRASAENLTGYRAASRAIELIRAMLKAREVA; from the coding sequence GTGGCCGCGCCGGTGGACGAGAATCGCTGGGACCCGGAGGTGGTCGCGCTGGCGCACGCGGTCAAGCTGGACGACCCCGTCCTGGTCGACCGCGTGTGGGAGCCGCTGCGGCTGGCCCACGCCATCCACCTGCGCCGCGACACCGGGGCCGACCCGCTGGAGTTCGCGGCCGAGGCGCTGACCATCGCCGAGCGGCGCGGGCTGCTGCGCCGGCTGGCGATCGACCTGATCAACGGCGAGCTGGTGCTGCCGGGGTTCGAGGAGCGGCTGACCGCGCTGCTGGGGGCGACCGCGTTCAACCTCCAGTCCTTCGTCAACGGCGACTTCACGCCCAAGAGCGCGCTGGTGTCGGCACGTCGGTTCCTGGACAGCTGCGACCGGGTGTGCCGCATCGACGTCGACGGCGAGCACCGGGGCACGGGGGTGCTGGTGCGGCCCACCCTGGTGGCCACCGCGGCGCACGTCGTGCAGGCGTTGGTGCGCTTGGACGGCGGGGTGATGGCGGCCCTGCCAGGGAGCCGGGAGGCGTTGCGGCTGACCTTCGGGTACGCCGAGGACTACCTGCCGGCCCCGGCCGGTGAACCGCGCGGTGCCGGCGGGTTGCAGGCGGTGCGGGGTTCCGACGAGGTGCGGGTGTTCCAAGGGGAGGTCGCGGAGCTGCACGCGCAGTGGCTGGCGTGGTGCAGCCTGCCCACGGCGTCGGAACGGTTGGGGCTGGAGGACGTCCGGGACATCGCCGGGATCACCGACGCCGACGGCCCGTGGGACCTGGCGTTGATCCGGCTCGCGCAGCCGCGCCGGGTGGACCGCCGGACCCGCCTGAGCACGCAGCCGCCGGCCGACCCGTTCCCCGTGCACGTCCTGCACCACCCGGGCCGCGCCAGCGGCACCGCCGAGCCGCTGCTGTGGTCCATCGGGCGGTTGGACGAGCAGTTGGGCGCGCCCGCCGTGCGGTACCTGCACGACGCCAACACCGTCGCCGGCTCGTCGGGTGCCCCGGTGTTCGACGACGAGTGGCGCGTGGTGGCCCTGCACCAGGGCGGCGGTCGGACCCTCCAGGCGGTCGGCGACGCGGCGGGCGTGCTGGCGCAGGCGCGCAACCGGGCCGTGCCGGTGTGCCGGTGGTTGGCCAAGCTCGACGAGCTGGAGGACGTCGTGCCCTACCTCCAGGAGGTCGGCGGACCGGCCGGTCCCCGCCGGGTGGTGGGCCGGCGCGGCACGCAAGAGCGGTTGTGGCGGGCGTTGCGCGAGGGTGCGCCCGCCGAGGACCGGCTGCTGGTCGTGCGCGGCGAGCCGGGCACCGGGCTGCGGTTCACCAAGCGGCTGGTGGGGGAGTACGTGCGCCGCTACAGCGACGGCGTGGTGGTGTCGCTGGACGTGGCCAACGCGCTGGGCACCGACGCCGCCGGGTTCGCCGAGCACATCGCGGGCGCGCTGTCCGCCGGGCTGGACGTGGCGTGCGGCGCGCCGGTGACCACCGGGCAGAGCCGGGTGCGCGACGGGATCGCGCCCCGGCTGGGCGCGGTGCTCGACGGCGTGGGCGGCAGCCGCGCGGTGTGGCTGGTGTTCGAGGGGTTCGACCGGGCCCGGGTCAGCGACCAGCACGGGATCGACAACCTGCTGCTCAGCCTGATCGGGGCGCTGCCGGACTACCGGACCGTGCGGCTGGTCATGGTGTCGTGGCAGCAGACCCCGCCGGAGCGGTTCGCCCTGTCGGTCGAGGACCTCAAGCCGCCCACCGCCGAGGACGTCGCCTGCGCGCTGGTCGGGCCGGGCGGGAAACCCGGGCCGGACGACGTGGCCTTCGCGGAGTTCGCGCTGGGGCGGGCGAGTGCGGAGAACCTGACCGGCTACCGGGCCGCGTCCCGCGCGATCGAGCTGATCCGGGCCATGCTCAAGGCCCGGGAGGTGGCGTGA
- a CDS encoding acyl-CoA dehydrogenase family protein has product MGVALAVLNRVAASEVLDRFKLRKPVERGVYEATRSGFRTVAAAGRSFGAVQKLGKPARLPHRTEQGLFDITPTDEQQMMVEMLREFAAEQLRPVAADADTACAAPAEVLGAMNELGVSLVGVPEELGGAGSERSAVSGVLIAEALAHGDMGLAVACLAPAAVSTALTLWGDAGQQSTYLPAFTGDDVPAAALAVQEPHALFDPFALRTKAHRSGGGFVLNGVKALVPNAAKAELFVVAADLAGRGPVLFLVESSTPGLTVEADPGMGLRAASMGRLHLDDVTLPASALLGDENSYADCVRLSRLGWCALAIGTGQAVLDYVIPYVNDRVAFGEPISHRQGVAFSVADIAIELEGMRLVTYRAAGRAEQGKPFARETALARALCADKGMKIGLDGVQLLGGHGFVKEHPVERWYRDLRAVGLAEGVVLV; this is encoded by the coding sequence ATGGGGGTGGCGTTGGCCGTCCTCAACCGGGTTGCCGCTTCGGAGGTGCTGGACCGGTTCAAGTTGCGCAAGCCGGTCGAGCGCGGGGTGTACGAGGCGACTCGGAGCGGGTTCCGGACCGTTGCGGCGGCCGGGCGGTCGTTCGGTGCGGTGCAGAAGCTCGGCAAGCCGGCTCGGCTGCCCCACCGGACCGAGCAGGGGCTGTTCGACATCACGCCCACCGACGAGCAGCAGATGATGGTCGAGATGCTGCGCGAGTTCGCCGCCGAGCAGCTCCGGCCGGTGGCGGCGGACGCGGACACCGCGTGTGCCGCGCCGGCCGAGGTGCTCGGAGCGATGAACGAGCTGGGCGTCAGCCTGGTCGGCGTGCCCGAGGAGCTCGGCGGTGCGGGCAGTGAGCGGTCCGCGGTCAGCGGCGTGTTGATCGCCGAGGCGTTGGCGCACGGGGACATGGGGCTGGCAGTGGCCTGTCTCGCGCCGGCCGCGGTGAGCACCGCGTTGACGTTGTGGGGTGACGCGGGGCAGCAGTCGACGTACCTGCCCGCGTTCACCGGGGACGACGTCCCTGCGGCGGCGCTGGCGGTCCAGGAGCCGCACGCCCTGTTCGACCCGTTCGCCCTGCGGACCAAGGCGCACCGGTCCGGCGGCGGGTTCGTCCTCAACGGTGTGAAGGCGTTGGTGCCCAACGCGGCCAAGGCCGAGCTGTTCGTGGTGGCCGCCGACCTCGCCGGTCGCGGCCCGGTGCTGTTCCTGGTGGAGTCGAGCACGCCGGGGTTGACCGTCGAGGCCGACCCGGGGATGGGGCTGCGCGCGGCGAGCATGGGGCGGTTGCACCTGGACGACGTCACCCTGCCGGCCTCCGCGTTGCTCGGCGACGAGAACTCCTACGCGGACTGCGTGCGGCTGTCGCGGCTCGGGTGGTGTGCGCTGGCCATCGGCACCGGGCAGGCCGTGCTGGACTACGTGATCCCGTACGTCAACGACCGGGTCGCGTTCGGTGAGCCGATCAGCCACCGGCAGGGCGTGGCGTTCTCCGTGGCCGACATCGCGATCGAGCTGGAGGGCATGCGGCTGGTCACCTACCGCGCGGCCGGTCGTGCCGAGCAGGGCAAGCCGTTCGCCCGGGAGACCGCGCTGGCGCGGGCGCTGTGCGCGGACAAGGGCATGAAGATCGGCCTGGACGGCGTGCAGCTGCTGGGCGGGCACGGGTTCGTCAAGGAGCACCCGGTGGAGCGCTGGTACCGGGACCTGCGTGCGGTCGGGCTGGCCGAAGGCGTTGTCCTCGTCTGA